A genomic segment from Salvelinus namaycush isolate Seneca unplaced genomic scaffold, SaNama_1.0 Scaffold650, whole genome shotgun sequence encodes:
- the LOC120042309 gene encoding sialic acid-binding Ig-like lectin 12 translates to MIGGPYTYPQKMKIKVTDLTQKPSVLTPSLTEGEPASLTCTAPGICSGTPPNITWTWRGTGDNITELRDNTTIQKREDLTSVTTTHFSTLTFIPSANDHSTEVTCLVTFNGSVTTKKTLKLNVTFVKEPKISGCNTVREGDTLNLTCSVDSYPPSSNFNWSKNGTTALEQNNSGLAALTISNLTREHAGEYTIQ, encoded by the exons ATGATAGGAGGACCATATACATACCCACAGAAAATGAAAATCAAAGTGACAG ATCTGACCCAGAAGCCCTCAGTGTTGACTCCTTCTCTGACAGAGGGAGAACCAGCTTCTCTGACCTGCACCGCCCCGGGGATCTGCTCTGGAACTCCTCCTAACATCACATGGacatggagagggacaggagacaACATCACTGAGCTCAGAGACAACACCACTATACAAAAGAGAGAGGATTTGACCAGCGTCACAACAACCCACTTCTCAACTTTGACCTTTATCCCCTCAGCTAACGATCACAGCACCGAGGTCACATGTCTGGTGACCTTCAATGGCAGTGTCACCACTAAGAAGACACTGAAATTGAATGTGACAT TTGTGAAGGAACCCAAGATCTCTGgatgtaacacagtgagagagggTGATACCCTGAATCTGACCTGCAGTGTTGACAGCTACCCACCATCATCTAACTTCAACTGGAGTAAGAATGGGACAACAGCTTTGGAACAGAATAACTCTGGACTGGCCGCTCTCACCATCTCTAACTTGACAAGAGAACATGCAGGGGAGTAT aCCATCCAGTGA